A single genomic interval of Alistipes provencensis harbors:
- a CDS encoding fasciclin domain-containing protein → MCKHIFKKLALLLAVALTAACGDMKLQTDADYDGSVLDPHIPMTAWEYFETRSDIFSEFMAAIEYAGMKEYYTQTGHEYTFLALTNTAVKNFISDQNHSSLTECPVEAVRNLLRYHIVDGFYSGYGELPVEAIFVLTLRRGEEGLMTMLTRKNPWMADAGAIIVNDTGTNGNSPMRKAISSNIMPTNGVVHVFDSYCYYKK, encoded by the coding sequence ATGTGTAAACATATATTTAAGAAACTGGCGTTGCTTCTGGCGGTCGCACTGACCGCCGCCTGCGGCGACATGAAGCTGCAAACCGACGCCGACTACGACGGTTCGGTGCTCGACCCCCACATTCCGATGACGGCATGGGAGTATTTCGAAACCCGTTCGGACATCTTCAGCGAGTTCATGGCGGCCATCGAATACGCCGGCATGAAGGAGTACTACACCCAGACCGGCCACGAATACACGTTCTTGGCGCTGACCAACACGGCCGTCAAGAATTTCATCTCCGACCAGAACCACTCGTCATTGACGGAGTGTCCGGTCGAAGCGGTCCGCAACCTGCTGCGCTACCACATCGTCGACGGTTTCTACAGCGGCTATGGGGAACTTCCCGTCGAGGCGATCTTCGTGCTGACGCTGCGTCGCGGCGAAGAGGGCCTGATGACCATGCTCACCCGCAAAAACCCATGGATGGCCGACGCCGGAGCGATCATCGTGAACGACACTGGCACGAACGGCAACTCGCCCATGCGGAAGGCGATCAGCTCGAACATCATGCCCACCAACGGCGTGGTTCACGTCTTCGACTCCTACTGCTATTACAAGAAATAG
- a CDS encoding glycoside hydrolase family 71/99-like protein translates to MTPLRILPAAAALLLLTTAAPAQNGKKIYADYHGVRYTRAHDGKLGRWEMHAETAKSKTGRKRLCYNADFTDAEGRHDIAAVAYPQVGMQSNLDPDYIEYQILSAKAAGIDGFFIEWGFMDHENDKLLKAMQPVAAKYGFEIGVNWCDGWLYYDWITRMHPEIDTREAKTEHYARCYQYLVDNVLSGPTAPTVGGRPVFYLFGPGAKPAEYAYAASKVRLPEGMQQPAVLRRWAEWGTLEENRYVPVRWSPEIESWKELGMIPTAWLPARVRPMDAAHPYWDNYAEPDDLIEFMKPFRDSVWMSPDPAYTVKSGFVMPGMDNRGCAGWGGQHFYYIPRDEGRTYKRMWEFNMASRDSLDMVFIASWSDYTEGHEIEPTVENGDRELRTTLHYAAQFKEMAEDASGIALPARIFDLRKRSEHLAAARRKTAGADALIDAAAEAVAKGAYSEAAERISAAETAVETLEKTLKNSTLDIPESELRFSSDAVHGVRYVSPELKVYLPETATRSLIAARTHTGYVEFEYFDDAPTGDFVFIYSRTERQPKDLFATVAKFKTDGSGTWKRVRVELAPENVLYATTPGFTLLFKGKLKLRDVSFHYTLSR, encoded by the coding sequence ATGACCCCGTTACGCATTTTACCCGCGGCGGCGGCGCTGCTCCTGCTCACGACGGCAGCCCCGGCGCAAAACGGCAAGAAAATCTATGCCGACTACCACGGCGTGCGCTATACGCGCGCCCACGACGGCAAACTGGGCCGCTGGGAGATGCACGCCGAAACCGCCAAGTCGAAGACCGGCCGGAAGAGGCTTTGCTACAACGCCGACTTCACGGACGCTGAGGGACGCCACGACATCGCCGCCGTGGCCTATCCGCAGGTGGGCATGCAGTCGAACCTCGACCCCGATTACATCGAATACCAGATTCTCTCGGCCAAGGCCGCGGGCATCGACGGATTCTTCATCGAATGGGGTTTCATGGACCACGAGAACGACAAACTGCTGAAGGCCATGCAGCCCGTGGCCGCGAAATACGGCTTCGAAATCGGCGTCAACTGGTGCGACGGCTGGCTCTACTACGACTGGATCACCCGCATGCACCCCGAGATCGACACCCGCGAGGCCAAGACCGAGCATTATGCCCGCTGTTACCAGTATCTGGTGGACAACGTACTGTCGGGCCCGACGGCCCCGACCGTCGGCGGACGCCCGGTCTTCTACCTCTTCGGCCCGGGCGCCAAACCCGCCGAATATGCCTATGCCGCATCGAAGGTCCGCCTGCCCGAAGGGATGCAGCAGCCCGCCGTGCTGCGCCGCTGGGCCGAATGGGGCACGCTCGAGGAGAACCGCTACGTTCCCGTGCGCTGGAGCCCCGAGATCGAGTCGTGGAAAGAGCTGGGGATGATCCCCACGGCATGGCTGCCGGCCCGCGTGCGTCCGATGGACGCCGCACACCCCTACTGGGACAATTACGCCGAACCGGACGACCTCATTGAGTTCATGAAGCCGTTCCGCGACTCGGTGTGGATGAGCCCCGACCCGGCCTACACCGTTAAATCGGGTTTCGTCATGCCCGGCATGGACAACCGCGGCTGCGCCGGCTGGGGCGGACAGCATTTTTACTACATTCCGCGGGATGAAGGCCGGACCTACAAGCGGATGTGGGAGTTCAACATGGCTTCGCGCGACAGCCTCGACATGGTGTTCATCGCCTCGTGGAGCGACTACACCGAGGGGCACGAGATCGAGCCCACGGTGGAGAACGGCGACCGCGAGCTGCGCACGACGCTGCATTACGCGGCGCAGTTCAAAGAGATGGCCGAGGATGCCTCGGGTATTGCACTTCCGGCGCGGATTTTCGACCTGCGCAAGCGGAGCGAACACCTCGCCGCGGCACGCCGCAAGACGGCCGGAGCCGACGCTCTGATCGACGCGGCCGCCGAAGCTGTCGCCAAGGGGGCCTATTCGGAAGCCGCCGAACGGATATCCGCGGCGGAAACCGCCGTGGAGACACTCGAAAAGACACTCAAAAACAGCACGCTCGACATTCCGGAATCGGAACTGCGATTCAGCAGCGACGCCGTGCACGGCGTCCGGTACGTTTCGCCCGAACTGAAAGTCTACCTCCCCGAGACGGCGACCCGTTCGCTGATCGCGGCACGGACCCACACGGGGTATGTCGAGTTCGAATACTTCGACGACGCCCCGACGGGCGATTTCGTCTTCATCTACTCGCGCACCGAGCGTCAGCCCAAGGACCTCTTCGCCACCGTCGCCAAGTTCAAGACCGACGGTTCGGGCACATGGAAACGGGTGCGCGTCGAACTGGCGCCCGAAAACGTGCTCTACGCCACGACTCCGGGCTTTACACTGCTGTTCAAAGGCAAACTGAAGCTGCGCGACGTCAGCTTCCATTACACCCTCAGCCGATGA
- a CDS encoding glycoside hydrolase family 31 protein, protein MMRLLITLLSAAICAACGGPQRDGNAFTFDEAGMAYRVEFRSENTVRILARPAGSPLVTRRLVVDSLPAAPVEVRREAIEHGYAFRTPQLRVEFDRTRGLFSFRDARTGTLLLEETARSLRPDTVGGEACYAVTQRFAGTDDEALYGLGQYQTGALNYKRDTVLLLQANKDIVNPYLVSTRGFGLLWDNYSASEFRDGGDAFEFTSEVGDAVDYWFVYGGDPAGCVRGYRALTGAASMLPKWAFGFWQSRERYKTFDELTGVVSEYRRRHIPIDVIVQDWEYWGEKPHWNALVWDSVRFPNPKAAIDRLHEESGVRLLVSVWPGFGPETAVYRDLEAAGALFDERTWAGYKVFDAYAPAARDIVWSHFRTGLFDTGVDGWWMDATEPSFREGFTQRKQEARTKSAGKTRMGAFHRYLNTYSLVWMGDLYGRLRAAAPERRPLLFTRSAFAGQQRYGTAVWSGDIIASWETMKRQLAAGVNLAASGFPYWTFDTGGFYVTDNGGIYPRGLADPAYKELYARWFQFGAFLPIFRAHGTNVPREVWQFGDEGSVWYRNQTKYIDLRYRLTPYVYSTAYDVAANGSSFITAAGMAFPGDRDIAAYDEAYLFGPSLLVRPVFEPMPDGARTQPVATLLPRHDGAWWYDFFTGEVFRSGERAVKTCGLTELPVYARGGSIVPLGAVKESVMAGPDAELEIRVYTGADARFVLYDDAGEGYGYEQGQYARCTLGWSEADAVLSISAREGSYPGMAQEQTLRIRVFRPGAAPAEQTVRYTGEPLDCKFQSTENR, encoded by the coding sequence ATGATGCGCCTGCTCATTACCCTGCTGTCGGCCGCCATCTGCGCGGCCTGCGGCGGTCCCCAACGCGACGGCAACGCCTTTACGTTCGACGAGGCCGGCATGGCCTACCGCGTCGAGTTCCGCTCGGAAAACACCGTGCGCATCCTCGCCCGCCCCGCCGGGTCGCCCCTCGTGACGCGGCGGCTGGTCGTGGATTCGCTGCCTGCGGCTCCCGTCGAGGTGCGCCGCGAGGCCATTGAGCACGGCTATGCGTTCCGCACGCCGCAGCTTCGGGTGGAGTTCGACCGCACGCGCGGCCTTTTCTCGTTCCGGGACGCCCGCACGGGCACGCTCCTACTTGAGGAGACCGCCCGCAGCCTCCGCCCCGACACCGTGGGCGGCGAGGCATGCTACGCCGTGACCCAGCGTTTCGCAGGCACCGACGACGAGGCGCTGTACGGACTGGGCCAGTACCAGACGGGCGCCCTGAACTACAAACGCGACACGGTCCTGCTGCTGCAGGCCAACAAGGATATCGTCAACCCCTATCTGGTCTCCACGCGCGGCTTCGGACTGCTGTGGGACAACTATTCGGCCTCGGAGTTCCGCGACGGGGGCGACGCTTTCGAATTCACGTCGGAGGTGGGCGACGCCGTCGATTACTGGTTCGTCTACGGAGGCGATCCCGCCGGATGCGTGCGCGGCTACCGTGCGCTGACCGGCGCCGCGTCAATGCTCCCGAAATGGGCTTTCGGATTCTGGCAGTCGAGGGAACGCTACAAGACCTTCGACGAACTGACCGGCGTGGTCAGCGAATACCGCCGCCGCCACATCCCGATCGACGTCATCGTGCAGGACTGGGAGTATTGGGGCGAAAAACCCCATTGGAATGCCCTCGTGTGGGATTCGGTGCGTTTCCCGAACCCCAAAGCCGCCATCGACCGCCTGCACGAAGAGTCCGGCGTGCGGCTGCTGGTCTCGGTATGGCCGGGATTCGGCCCCGAGACGGCCGTATACCGCGATCTGGAAGCCGCCGGAGCGCTGTTCGACGAGCGGACGTGGGCCGGGTACAAGGTCTTCGACGCCTATGCCCCGGCGGCGCGCGACATCGTCTGGAGCCACTTCCGCACGGGGCTGTTCGACACCGGCGTCGACGGCTGGTGGATGGACGCCACCGAGCCCTCGTTCCGCGAGGGATTCACCCAGCGCAAGCAGGAGGCCCGCACCAAGTCGGCCGGAAAGACCCGTATGGGGGCTTTCCACCGCTATCTGAACACCTATTCGCTGGTCTGGATGGGCGATCTTTACGGCCGCCTGCGCGCGGCGGCTCCCGAGCGCCGGCCGCTGCTCTTCACCCGCTCGGCATTCGCCGGGCAGCAGCGCTACGGAACGGCCGTCTGGTCGGGCGACATCATCGCCTCGTGGGAGACGATGAAACGCCAGTTGGCCGCGGGTGTCAACCTCGCGGCGTCGGGATTCCCCTACTGGACGTTCGACACGGGCGGATTCTACGTCACCGACAACGGCGGCATCTACCCCCGCGGACTGGCTGACCCGGCCTATAAGGAGTTATACGCCCGCTGGTTCCAGTTCGGGGCCTTCCTGCCGATCTTCCGCGCCCACGGAACCAACGTCCCGCGCGAGGTGTGGCAGTTCGGCGACGAGGGGAGCGTCTGGTACCGCAACCAGACAAAATACATCGACCTGCGCTACCGCCTGACGCCCTATGTCTACTCCACGGCCTACGACGTCGCCGCCAACGGCAGTTCGTTCATCACGGCCGCGGGCATGGCTTTCCCCGGAGACCGCGACATCGCGGCTTACGACGAAGCCTATCTGTTCGGTCCCTCGCTGTTGGTGCGTCCCGTCTTCGAGCCGATGCCCGACGGAGCCCGAACCCAGCCCGTCGCAACGCTCCTGCCGCGCCACGACGGCGCATGGTGGTACGACTTCTTCACGGGCGAGGTTTTCCGCAGCGGAGAGCGCGCGGTCAAAACGTGCGGCCTCACCGAACTCCCGGTCTATGCCCGGGGCGGTTCGATCGTGCCGCTGGGCGCGGTGAAGGAGTCGGTGATGGCCGGTCCCGATGCCGAACTCGAAATCCGCGTCTACACCGGGGCCGACGCCCGTTTCGTCCTCTACGACGATGCCGGAGAGGGCTACGGCTACGAGCAGGGCCAATACGCCCGCTGCACCCTCGGCTGGTCGGAGGCGGACGCCGTGCTGAGCATCTCCGCGCGTGAAGGTTCCTACCCCGGCATGGCGCAGGAACAGACGCTCCGCATCCGGGTCTTCCGCCCCGGGGCCGCCCCCGCGGAACAGACCGTCCGCTACACGGGCGAACCCCTCGACTGCAAATTCCAATCAACCGAAAACCGATGA
- a CDS encoding glycoside hydrolase family 2 TIM barrel-domain containing protein has product MKHIRIILCLTLLLTAASSAARVKYTVNDAWRFTKGSPYNAFLPAADDSAWETVNIPHTWNAGDADDDVPGFYRGPAWYRKRIVLPADAASKQVYLCFEGANQVVRLYVNGHYAGKHTGGYTRFVFDITKYIVPGGENLFAVEVDNAHNPDIPPLSADFTFFGGIYRDVSLLMTDKVHVAPTDFASPGVYLSTPEVTARQATVEVRTLVANSGSKTARVRVEHRILAPDGRCVARTDDTAEVAAGSIAEQLRRGITIASPRLWDIDEPNLYRVLTRIVAEDGRVLDEVSNPLGLRWFSFDPDKGFSLNGRPRKLVGTCRHQDYLGRGWALTDEMHERDIRLIKEMGGNFLRVSHYPQDPVVMEMCDRLGIVTSVEIPVVNAVTESEEFLENSVHMVREMVRQDFNHPSVMIWAYMNETLLRPPYTDEARTKSYYKALERVARTLEETLRSEDPSRYTMIAFHNAPDRYAAANLTRIPMIQGWNLYQGWYEKDITGFERILDRLHAQYPDKVLIVTEYGADVDPRLHSFSPEQFDFSQEYGLVYNRHYLSEMQKRPFIAGSSLWNLNAFYSEPRADVVPHVNNKGITGLDRELKDTYLFYKTVLSSTPQLAIGNREWQNRSGADDGSGRCIQPVPVFTNQPSVTLTLNGRKVRTKRSEGGVAMFDVPFTDGENRLVARAGALTDVLTVGFRLAQASPERFTELNVMLGSPRYFDDREAGLAWIPEQPYTPGSWGYVGGEVLRRSGTGFLGSASAILGTKNVPVFQTQRVGIESFRADVPDGSYSVYLYWAELDAAEKREALAYNLGSDGAQQQYTGRRFDVSVNGQKVFENFSIAAEVGFSRAMVRKVDVIVRDGRGLRVDFGRIEGEPVLNAIRIYRNH; this is encoded by the coding sequence ATGAAACACATCCGAATCATTCTCTGTCTGACGCTGCTTCTGACCGCCGCTTCGTCCGCGGCCCGGGTCAAATACACGGTCAACGACGCTTGGCGCTTTACCAAAGGCTCGCCTTACAACGCCTTCCTGCCCGCGGCCGACGACTCGGCGTGGGAAACAGTGAACATCCCCCACACATGGAATGCCGGGGACGCCGACGACGACGTCCCGGGATTCTACCGCGGCCCGGCATGGTACCGCAAGCGGATCGTCCTGCCGGCCGACGCCGCCTCGAAGCAGGTCTACCTCTGCTTCGAGGGGGCCAACCAAGTGGTGCGGCTCTATGTCAACGGTCATTACGCCGGGAAGCACACGGGCGGTTACACGCGCTTCGTGTTCGACATCACGAAATACATCGTCCCGGGCGGCGAGAACCTCTTCGCCGTCGAAGTGGACAACGCCCACAACCCCGACATCCCGCCCCTGTCGGCCGACTTCACCTTCTTCGGCGGCATCTACCGCGACGTGAGCCTGCTGATGACCGACAAGGTACATGTGGCGCCGACCGACTTCGCGTCGCCGGGCGTCTACCTATCGACCCCCGAGGTCACGGCCCGGCAGGCTACGGTCGAGGTGCGGACGCTGGTGGCCAACAGCGGTTCGAAGACGGCCCGGGTGCGCGTCGAACACCGCATTCTCGCACCCGACGGCCGCTGTGTCGCCCGCACGGACGACACGGCGGAAGTGGCTGCCGGAAGCATCGCGGAACAGCTCCGCCGCGGCATCACGATCGCCTCACCCCGGCTGTGGGACATCGACGAACCGAACCTCTACCGCGTGCTGACGCGCATCGTGGCCGAGGACGGCCGCGTGCTGGACGAGGTTTCCAACCCGCTGGGACTGCGGTGGTTCTCGTTCGACCCCGACAAAGGGTTCTCGCTCAACGGCCGCCCGCGCAAGCTCGTCGGCACATGCCGCCATCAGGACTATCTGGGCCGCGGCTGGGCGCTGACCGACGAGATGCACGAACGCGACATACGCCTCATCAAGGAGATGGGCGGCAACTTCCTGCGCGTGTCGCACTACCCGCAGGACCCCGTGGTGATGGAGATGTGCGACCGGCTGGGCATCGTGACTTCGGTCGAAATCCCGGTGGTCAACGCCGTCACCGAGAGCGAGGAGTTCCTCGAAAACTCGGTGCACATGGTCCGCGAAATGGTCCGTCAGGATTTCAACCACCCTTCGGTGATGATCTGGGCCTACATGAACGAGACGCTGCTCCGCCCGCCCTACACCGATGAAGCCCGCACGAAGAGTTACTACAAAGCCCTCGAACGCGTGGCCCGCACGCTGGAAGAGACCCTGCGCAGCGAGGACCCCTCGCGCTACACGATGATCGCCTTCCACAACGCCCCGGACCGGTATGCCGCGGCCAACCTGACCCGGATTCCGATGATTCAGGGCTGGAACCTCTATCAGGGATGGTACGAAAAGGACATCACCGGCTTCGAGCGCATCCTCGACCGGCTCCACGCCCAGTATCCCGACAAAGTGCTGATCGTGACCGAGTACGGCGCCGACGTCGATCCGCGCCTGCACTCGTTCTCGCCCGAGCAGTTCGATTTCTCGCAGGAGTACGGGCTGGTCTACAACCGTCACTATCTGAGCGAGATGCAAAAGCGTCCCTTCATCGCGGGTTCGTCGCTCTGGAACCTCAATGCGTTCTACTCCGAGCCGCGCGCCGACGTCGTGCCCCACGTCAATAACAAGGGCATCACGGGTCTCGACCGCGAGCTGAAAGACACCTATCTTTTCTACAAGACCGTGCTCAGCAGCACCCCGCAGCTCGCCATCGGCAACCGCGAGTGGCAGAACCGCAGCGGAGCGGACGACGGCTCGGGCCGCTGCATACAACCCGTGCCGGTCTTCACCAACCAGCCGTCGGTGACCCTCACCCTCAACGGCCGCAAAGTCAGGACCAAGCGTTCCGAAGGGGGCGTGGCGATGTTCGACGTTCCGTTCACGGACGGCGAGAACCGTCTCGTGGCCCGGGCCGGGGCGCTCACCGATGTCCTGACCGTCGGTTTCCGGCTGGCGCAGGCGTCGCCCGAACGTTTCACCGAGCTGAACGTGATGCTCGGCTCGCCCCGCTATTTCGACGACCGCGAGGCGGGTCTGGCGTGGATTCCCGAACAGCCCTACACCCCCGGCAGTTGGGGATACGTCGGCGGGGAGGTCCTGCGCCGCTCCGGAACCGGGTTCCTCGGAAGCGCGTCGGCCATCCTCGGCACGAAGAACGTCCCCGTCTTCCAGACCCAGCGCGTCGGCATCGAGTCGTTCCGCGCCGACGTGCCCGACGGCAGCTACTCGGTCTACCTCTACTGGGCCGAACTCGACGCTGCCGAGAAGCGCGAGGCGCTGGCCTACAACCTCGGCTCCGACGGCGCCCAGCAGCAGTACACGGGACGCCGCTTCGACGTCTCGGTGAACGGACAGAAGGTGTTCGAAAACTTCTCGATCGCCGCCGAGGTCGGTTTCTCGCGGGCGATGGTCCGCAAAGTCGACGTCATCGTGCGCGACGGCCGGGGCCTGCGCGTCGATTTCGGACGCATCGAGGGCGAACCCGTGCTGAACGCCATCCGCATCTACCGCAACCACTAA
- a CDS encoding sialate O-acetylesterase codes for MKRSLLLTLALCLAAAASARPDTVYVAHGAAHTPRIERADGHAVESRPMQGDTLTAGGVCFVRLPRLRLVLCIGQSNMAGRGLMDAEAADTLRGVYLFNGEGFERAVEPMNRYSTVRKELGMQRVGPSGSFAAHYAAATGAPVGIVVNARGGSSIDEWLPGSETDYLAKAVERIRAAGDWGDVVAVLWHQGEADSAHPERYEAKLRRLVGILRTELGNPSLPVVFGEIAHWNWTRRAEGTAPFNAMLRRLRIPHTACVSAEGLQPMKDETDPHFSAPSQRELGRRYAEALLKLQ; via the coding sequence ATGAAACGCTCACTCCTGCTCACACTGGCCCTGTGTCTTGCCGCTGCTGCCAGCGCCCGCCCCGATACGGTCTATGTGGCCCACGGAGCCGCGCATACCCCGCGCATCGAACGCGCGGACGGACATGCCGTCGAATCCCGCCCCATGCAGGGCGACACGCTCACGGCCGGCGGCGTCTGCTTCGTGCGGCTGCCGCGCCTGCGACTGGTGCTCTGCATCGGGCAGTCGAATATGGCGGGGCGGGGACTGATGGACGCCGAGGCCGCCGACACGCTCCGCGGGGTCTATCTCTTCAACGGCGAGGGCTTCGAACGCGCCGTGGAACCGATGAACCGCTACTCCACCGTCCGCAAGGAACTCGGGATGCAGCGCGTCGGCCCCTCGGGCAGCTTTGCCGCGCATTACGCGGCGGCGACGGGCGCCCCGGTGGGCATCGTGGTCAACGCCCGCGGGGGTTCGTCGATCGACGAATGGCTCCCGGGCTCCGAAACGGATTATCTGGCCAAAGCCGTCGAGCGCATCCGCGCCGCAGGCGACTGGGGCGACGTCGTGGCGGTCCTCTGGCATCAGGGCGAAGCCGACTCGGCGCACCCCGAACGCTACGAGGCCAAGCTCCGCCGCCTCGTCGGAATCCTGCGCACGGAACTCGGCAACCCCTCGCTGCCGGTGGTCTTCGGCGAAATCGCCCATTGGAACTGGACGCGACGCGCGGAGGGCACCGCGCCCTTCAATGCGATGCTCCGCCGTCTGCGCATCCCGCACACGGCCTGCGTGTCGGCCGAGGGGCTCCAGCCGATGAAGGACGAGACCGACCCGCACTTTTCGGCCCCGAGCCAGCGCGAACTGGGACGCCGCTACGCCGAAGCCCTGCTGAAACTGCAATGA
- a CDS encoding glycoside hydrolase 5 family protein — MNKTFNTFLFAAGCLLAAAACTDDTTGGEPSGKPGHNDKPEYSYSAVEYRKIQSGSFKPWTTADATETRTVKGMNWFSPVDGHVETAWGGRLDYGEPASVTGTEGYFRVGKADGRWYFLDPDGGAVILHGTQHVRPGTSAEHAASFNSKFGSNAKWSAETGAMLASYGFNYISYGSNRIERFPDDMRESLLNPGKRKMAYAENLYLLRTFMWDMTANLGYAFEDGTYNRLVLAFEPTFQSYVENLAREKCALFAGDKHFVGYYLDNELPFVAYENADAVKGIELKHFLSLPDKYKGARDFAEAFMAQEGIASADAITKAHREKFRSAVADHYFKVTSEAVRKADPQHLILGSRLHDWSKYTQGIVEACARYCDVVSVNYYARWQPEPDFMANLAVWCGNKPFIVTEFYVKGADANYKGRDYANTDGGGWLVRTQKNRGEFYQNFCLRLLETRNCAGWMHFEYNDGYGGTADSNKGLVSVEYSPYTDYLNMAKELHTNLYPLASYYDSER, encoded by the coding sequence ATGAATAAAACATTCAACACCTTTCTCTTCGCTGCGGGATGCCTTCTGGCTGCCGCAGCCTGTACCGACGACACGACCGGCGGCGAACCCTCGGGCAAACCCGGCCACAACGACAAGCCCGAGTACAGTTACTCGGCCGTCGAATACCGCAAAATCCAGAGCGGCAGTTTCAAGCCGTGGACCACGGCCGACGCCACGGAAACCCGCACGGTCAAGGGCATGAACTGGTTCTCGCCCGTGGACGGACACGTCGAAACGGCGTGGGGCGGCCGTCTCGATTACGGCGAACCCGCCTCCGTGACGGGCACCGAAGGCTACTTCCGCGTGGGCAAGGCCGACGGACGCTGGTATTTCCTCGACCCGGACGGCGGCGCCGTCATCCTGCACGGCACGCAGCACGTCCGTCCCGGCACCTCGGCCGAACACGCCGCGTCGTTCAACAGCAAATTCGGCAGCAACGCCAAGTGGAGCGCCGAGACGGGCGCGATGCTCGCTTCCTACGGCTTCAACTACATTTCCTACGGCTCGAACCGCATCGAGCGCTTCCCGGACGACATGCGCGAAAGCCTGCTCAATCCCGGCAAGCGCAAGATGGCCTATGCCGAGAACCTCTACCTGCTGCGCACCTTCATGTGGGACATGACCGCCAACTTGGGCTATGCGTTCGAGGACGGCACCTACAACCGCCTCGTGCTGGCTTTCGAGCCCACGTTCCAGAGCTATGTCGAGAACCTCGCCCGCGAGAAATGCGCCCTGTTCGCCGGAGACAAACATTTCGTGGGTTACTACCTCGACAACGAGCTGCCTTTCGTGGCCTATGAGAACGCCGACGCCGTGAAAGGCATCGAGCTGAAACATTTCCTCTCCCTGCCCGACAAATACAAGGGCGCGCGCGACTTCGCCGAAGCGTTCATGGCGCAGGAGGGCATCGCCTCGGCGGACGCCATCACCAAGGCCCACCGCGAGAAATTCCGCTCGGCGGTGGCCGACCACTATTTCAAGGTCACGAGCGAGGCCGTCCGCAAGGCCGACCCGCAGCACCTGATCCTCGGCTCGCGCCTCCACGACTGGAGCAAATACACGCAGGGCATCGTCGAAGCCTGCGCCCGCTACTGCGACGTGGTGTCGGTCAACTACTACGCCCGCTGGCAGCCCGAACCCGACTTCATGGCCAACCTCGCCGTGTGGTGCGGCAACAAACCGTTCATCGTCACGGAGTTCTACGTCAAGGGCGCCGACGCCAATTACAAGGGCCGCGACTACGCCAACACCGACGGCGGCGGATGGCTCGTGCGCACGCAGAAGAACCGCGGAGAGTTCTACCAGAACTTCTGCCTGCGGCTGCTCGAAACGCGCAACTGCGCCGGGTGGATGCACTTCGAATACAACGACGGCTACGGCGGCACGGCCGATTCGAACAAAGGTCTCGTATCGGTGGAGTACAGCCCCTACACCGACTACCTGAACATGGCCAAGGAGCTTCACACCAACCTCTACCCGCTGGCCTCCTACTACGATTCGGAGCGCTGA